The Actinomycetes bacterium sequence GCGGGCGGCGACCGCGCGGCGCACGATCATCATCAGAATCTCGAAGGTGAGCACCAGCGCCGCCGGGGCGAGCGCGGCGACCACCCGGGCGCCGAGGTGGGTGGGCGCGTGGGCGACATTGAGCGCGAACGACCCGCCCGCCGCCAAGCCCAGTAGCGCCTTGGGGAGCCAGGTGACCGCCCGCTGCCACCCGGGGTCGGTGGTGCGGGCGGCGCCGGTGGCCGAGCACCACAGGTCGGCGGCGGAGGCGACGAAGATGAACGAGTCGACCAGCAGCGGCGCCAGCCAGGCATGCTCCGGGTCGATCCCGCCGGAGCGGGCCGCGAAGCTGCGGATGGCCTCAAAGGAGGTGTAGAACGCGGCGGCGGCCACGCCCGAGACGACGACGGTCATGGCGATGACCACGCCGAACAGGAAGCGGCGCAGCACCGTGTCGGTGAACACCACCCCGACCGTCGCCGTCGGCGGGGTGGTCTCGGTGGTGATAGCGGGGGTGGGCTCAGGCATCGGGGGCCTCCTCCTGGACGAGCTCGGCGGCCGGCGGGCTGGCCATGCGGGCGCGCCAGGTCGGCGAGCGGGCGGGCCAGGGGTGGGGCTGGTGCCAGCCGCGCTCGACCGAGAGCGCGCCGCACCAGCAGCGGGTGAACCACTCCGGCGCACACCACGGCAAGGCGAGCAGGACGCGGCCGGCGGGCCGGTGCCGGTGGGTCAGCCAGGTGAGCGGGCGGTGGTGGCCGCGGCGCAGGGCCGGCGCGTACCGCCAGGCGTCTAGCCGCGGCAGCGGACGGGTGAACACCACCTCGGGACGGGACCGCTGCCAGGCGGGCACGTCGCCGGCGGTGGCGTGGGCCAGGCAGGCGGGGTCGAACCGGTAGGGCGGGGTCCAGCCGAGGAGCGCCCGGCAGGTCGCGGC is a genomic window containing:
- a CDS encoding DUF2637 domain-containing protein; the encoded protein is MPEPTPAITTETTPPTATVGVVFTDTVLRRFLFGVVIAMTVVVSGVAAAAFYTSFEAIRSFAARSGGIDPEHAWLAPLLVDSFIFVASAADLWCSATGAARTTDPGWQRAVTWLPKALLGLAAGGSFALNVAHAPTHLGARVVAALAPAALVLTFEILMMIVRRAVAAR